The sequence tcacatttatttttttatacacgCAAGTGATTAATAGCATTTATCCACACACATAAGGTCTTAAATTCAATTCCTTCCTTCattaatatcgcttgtataaaaaaataaaatacaaactaaacaatacaaaaaaaatttgtaatcctttaaaatatttttataagaggCTTGTAGCTTAATtaattatcgcttgtattaaaaagaCAAGATTAGGATGTTGACTAGTTGAAAAATCTGTCCACTATATTGCACATATGTAGTATTCTTGATTCCTaaatatttgtattaaaaattttCCAGTaccttttttcaaattaatacTTGTGTGAAGcacttccattttttttatttatggttcTTTGTTGGAAACAAACTACATGGTCCTTTCAGTTATAGAGTTATACATTTACTGGAGGGATTTTGTATAAACATCACCTGAACTTATAcatcagtttcaatttgtcaccttaaagaaaaatttaagcaaAATGCCACCTTaagttttcaaaatccatgatttgtcacctgactttaacatcatccaatttttcatccattttggaaggtattttagtctttccaATGTCTCAAGTAGTGCTGCAACCTTCCCAAATTTGGAGTTTGGGGATGTTGAAATAGTATGAAAATCCccttcaaaatgaaaagactaaaatacccttcaaaatggatggaaaattAGATTATGTTAAAGTAAGGTGacaaattgtgaattttgaaaaCTTAAGGTGACATTttgcttaaatttttctttaatgtgAAAAATTGAAGCCAATGTATAAATTTAGGTGACATTTCTTTATTGGACTTAACTTGCATCTCCATATTCTCCAATGTCTATAAGCCCAGGATACACAAGTTTAAAAGCTCTCAACCAATTGGTTTGCCTGACACAACATATCCTTGGTCCTCAACCCTTTCAATTGGTTGAGACAAGAGGTGCCTGGTCTTCATTTTGTTAATGGCATCCGCAGGATTGAGGCTTTTGGGGCAAGTGGCTGTGCAATTCTTTATAGTCCTGCATCTATATAACCTCGTGTGGTCATCTGTCAATGCCTGCAATCGTGGCTCTGTGAACTCATCCCGACTGCCAAAGCACAACCCAATTGATCACAACACATACATAATCTACGACAATAATACTCGAGCACCAAAATTTCATTCCCAGTTTTTTACatgttcaaaataaattagattTATAGTGGGAGTTAGGAATATACAAGTAAAATATTTCCGGCTTTGTTaggattcaaaatttgaaatttgttttggtGTCTCTAGTATTACTCAAATTTTTGATTGAATCACTCAAAACAAAGTAATTTGATAACTTATTGGTAAGGTTACCTATCCGCAATCCATCGATAAGCATGGAGCAAAGCCGCTGGTCCAAGGAACTCCTCTGGATTCCACCAGTAGGAAGGGCATGAGGTAGTACAACAAGCACAAAGTATACACTCATAAAGCCCATCAAGCTTTTTCCTGTCTGAGGTTGATTGCCTGTACTCTCGGCCATCCTTTGGTGGCTTCGTCGTCTTCAGCCATGGCTCAATCAACCTAGCCAAGGTAAATCAAGAAATTAAACTCTCATGAAGATGCGTTGTTTAGTAAAAAGTGATAAGTTTAACTCTCATTAACTAAATTCTAAAGAAGTAACATTTCTTAATATTTAAGAATCATAAAGTTTATCTTGCGCATTTAAATGGAAGCATAACTTGCCctaaaacaaatgaaagcACTTTTTTGTgaattcaaacttgagatTATTCCTAATATTAAGAAGAGAAATACCACTAGATCGACCAAAAAGAGctaaaaagatgaaaacaaaatattttagaaaaatatactGCAAAACATTGGGCTGGAAACTTtaatttacaacataacaatacataaataattagGTTTGACCCCTAAATAGAATTAGAAATGCTCATCTTACTTGTACTGCTGGTAGAAATTGGTGAGGTCAACAACCAGATCTTTGATCACAAACATGTGAGGCAGAGGAGTTATAGTAGTGGGTTTGGAAGTGTCTGCATCTATGGGCCTGAGGCAGGCCACAGTATTTGTCCCATCAATGTTCATGGAGCATGACCCACATATCCCTTCCCTGCAAGACCTCCTATAACTCAAGCTTGAATCATCCTCTGCTTTTATCTTCTGCAATGCATCCAAAACCTAAAATTGCTAGATTTTAGAGTTAGATATTATATGGTTGGTTTGGTTCAACCAAAATTGGCCTAATTGGAAGTTGGACCAGCCTAAATGACCAAATTTTATCAAAAGATTCAacctaaaattgaaaattcaacTCAAGTACTTATAAATGGCTTATTTGGCATTTTCTTTGTACACAcaattttgctttatataaGCGATATTGAAGAAGAGATAATCAAATTTAGAACCCCAGACGCATAAGTAAATGCTCTTGAGCTACAAGCCCTTTACTACCACTTTCTAAGTTTATGAAACCATTTACGTGCACCAAAAAAGTGAATATAAAAAGACATATCAAACTAAAAATTCTGAGTTCATAGAAGCATGTCCAAGTTGAAGCCCAAAATGTCCCTTAAACATTCTACCAAGGAAAAAtcaatagaaaaataataataataaaagtagAGAAGATAAATTTACCATAGGACCGCAGTTGGAGAGGTCCACAAAGTAAGAGTGAAGGTAGGGCTTGTTGTTGGGATGGTCAGGGCTCCATCTATAGATCTTGAACTCCTTCAGCaattgttctttcttttttactgTGTCATGGGTTTCAAGAGCTACTTCTGCATGCTGCTGGGCAACAGGGTGGCCTTCTAACACAGGAAAGTTTTCCTTCTTTGGGTCAGCAGCTCTGCCTACAATTCGAGCTACCCCGTTGAAGCCATGGCGGATCCAGCTCTTTGACATCTTTATCTATTTCTCATATGAAATTGCTGCAGATTTTGCTTGCACATTTGAGGCCTTTGCATATATCACAGGTGTCTGAACATACAATTATCTGTAGCCATGCAAGCGGAACACATGTCCATAAATAAACTTGTCACAAGTTTCAATTGGGCTTGGACTTGGGCTTGAATTGGTCTTGTGCTTAAAGTTTGgactaaattataaaagtcCATAAACTGAACAAGTGATTTACCAAGTGCTCTCCAatctttttagaaaaattcTATAGGTAGTTTAGGGTCCGTTCAGTAACGTTTTAAAggattgttttcatttttagagAACAAAAATGAGGCAAAAACACGTGCGGTgacccaaaaacagaaaacactgagaatgttttcataaaatgaaaacaagttcATATGTACTTgtagaaaagagaaaaaagttgttttcattctcatgggaaacgttttcataaaaataactcacatattattattttaaattatagtACCAGAcacattttcattgtttttgttttctaaagatgttttctaattaatctaccagatgcattttcatttcctgaaaatgcaaatttgtttttttgttctcattctctgaaaatattctaagaAAACATTCTCCAAAAAAAGTTACCGAACGGGCCTCTTCTGTCGCGTGAATATGTAAAATGATGGAACAATAAAGTCAAAGAAGAATAAGGGCGTAtttgataatattttttctatttaaaaaaaaaatttgaaatagttATCAAACAAACCCTATCTTCACCTATTGTACATGTTTTTTTGGGGACAATGTTTGAACCCTGATATATCAGGAGCAATTCATCATCAATCATGATGTGGGCCCCTTAAAAAACCAACacgtgttttatttttttatttttttccctcttctcCTAACACTTTTAACCCAACCTTTGGGCTGGTTTTAACTGTCACCTCCCCAACCCGACACTACAAAGCCACCACCAACCCTGTTTCGAATCCACCCTCATCACCAACCTCGCCACTGAATCGATAAGGACGAGCAGGCAACCCACtgacgtttttttttttcttcttcttcttcttcttcttcttcttcttcttcttcttcttctctctctctctctctctctctctccatcacttatctctccctttctttcaCTCTCTTCACGCCAGAAACAATAGAGATCGGCGACTTTCTATCCTCCACAGTCTATCCTTCAAATCTTAGGTGAGCAAAGGTGGGGGGATTCGAGGTTTCGACAGCTaatcttcatttctttctctctcccctccctCACTTCGTCGGAATATGGTATTCAAATTAGCCAATCAAACTTCTGCTCTGGctgcaaattcaaaaaccaaaaattaaagggagattcactattatacccaatatgggggcccaaattataaaaataccctatataaaatgaactttagaaacacacccaaagcccatttacaacataacaaaaaagcttttaactttttataaattacaaaactgccatcaatttcttaaaacaagcccaaccccaaaatctcataaaaatacccaaagcactcaatagggtatcaaagtaatttaataatcaatattaaattcaataaggctagctatcattttttggattttttttgggtttgtttataggaattcaattgtgtagggtttatttataatattagtgctagaaatggatatatcactaaatatctcaaaattaAACGCACATAATAATTTCAATCCAGGGTCTTGGGCTCCAAAATTGGCCGGAGGTTTACGTGGGAGGCTTGAGTAAAACCAGCCAAAATGCTTGGTTAAATCCTATGaaagaaaagggcaaaaaaagaagaataaaggAAACACGTGTTGTTTTGTAAGGAGCCCACGTCATTGTTGAGGAGGAATGGCTCCATATATGTTAGGAGCCAAGCATTGTCCTTCTGTAAATTGCCTTCtatgaaaattattattattattttttctatttttctttttggattaGCACAAGCTAGGAAAGCCCATAAGCCCGTTCTAAAGCGATCCATCCTCAAATTTTGTCTGCTCCTTTGAATCAGCAAGTCTTACAGTGCATTCCAAGATCGATGACCAACACCAcgtttctctcttcttctttttttttttggtaaataccACAAGGTGTCTCCACACTGGAAGGGTGGGATTAATCCCAGCTCGAGTTCGGCTTGCCCCTGGTCACAAAGTTCTTTCAACGAGTATCGAACCTCTGCCATTGAGGCACTAGGTAACTCGCCAGCTGTAGGTGGCAGTTTGCCAACTGCACCATACATTGTGGTTACACCACGTTTCTCTTTCAATTCTCAATTGTGGGTGCATTTCAAACTAGTACTCGATTTTATAGGGCCTTATACTAAAACTCATGAAAAATCCCATCTGTTACCTAAAGTTTGTTAAAGTGCCAACATAGACGAATATGAGGCACATTTATTCTCTTGTACGCAAGGGACTTGTAGCTCTAAtgattaagagcatttatccATACGCACGAGATCCTAAATTTGATTCTTGTCTTTatcaatatcgcttgtataataaaataaaataaaaactaaatggataaaaaaaatatttgtaatcCTTTAAAACATTTTTACAAAGGGCCTGTAGCTCAATTAGTTAAAAACAGTTACTCATGCCCTAAAATCATGTATTCGAATTTCCTCTCTAtgaatatcgcttgtatttttaaaaaaatcttagaAAGTCTCGGGATTACTGCCATCATCTGAACTTTAACATTAGGAAGCCCTATAACTGTTGCTAGATGAACGACAGGATTAGGATGTGGAGTTGTTGAAAAATCTGTCCACTATATTGCACATATGtagtacttttttttgttattgatgAAATAGGGGGGACTaaccccaaaaagaaacaacaacTAACTAGTACAGATCAAGCGAGGCCTAACAACTTCTAAAAAATCATCCTCCAAAAAAGAGCTAACCCAAGCAGGGGCCTCATCCAAATAGCTAACCTCCAAATCCAAAGTAAAGCTCCAGTTAGCCATACGATCAGCTACAACATTCATTTCTCTATAAACATGAGCAAGGTGACAGTTGCCAATACGCCTCATAAGAACACAACATCTCTGAATTAACGCAGCAAAAGGATGACAACTCAAGGTACCAACTTGCTAAACAAGGGAAACAACAACTGCAGCATCCATCTCAATAAGAAGATTAGAGATACCTTTATCACAAGCCAAATGCAGCCCAAAATACAAGCCCCAAAGCTCAGCCTCAAGGATCTGCCCCTTGCCTAGATTCACAGCAAAACCACAGATCCAATTGCCATTAGCCCCACGGATCACTCTGCTAGCACCAATACAACCTGAGGCTGCTCTCCTAGAAACATCCACATTCAGTTTAAACATACCTAAACCAGGAGGCTCCTAACTGAGTAAAAGCTGAGCTTTAGGACTCATCTTAACACCCGCCTGAGAAGCCTTGACCCAATCTCTCACAGCCATTGAGATAGTCTTAACAGGGTCAGCAATAGACTCATCAAAAGGGAGAAAAATATGTTTATTCCTCCATTTCCACAGGTACCAACAGGTGAAAACAAACACAACTGACCAAGGCAGACCACCACCCCATTTAGCTTTAGAAAGCAGATTAACTTTACGCCAAGGTATGAAATCCTGCTTAAAAAAATGGGGAGCAAATCCAGGAATAGAAAGAGCATGCCAAACACTTTGAGCCCTTTCACAGTCACGGAAAATATGCAACACAGATTCCACAGGCCAATCACATAACCCACAAGAAAAATCAATAGCTAGCTGACGCCTCACTCTATACTCATTGGACAAGATTTTACATTGGGACGCAAGCCAAAAAAAGATTTGCAACTTGGGAGGAAATATGTAGTACTTTTGATTCCTAAatattcatattaaaaaatcaCCGGTacctttttttcaaattaatacTTCTTGTGGCaagcatttccatttttttaatatatggtTCTTTGTTGGAAACAAACTACATGGTCTTTTAGAGTTATACATTTATTGGACTTACTTGCATCTCTATATTCTTTAATGTCTACAAGCCTAGGATATACAAGTTTACAAGCTCTCAACCAATTGGTCTGCCTGACACAACATATCCTTGGTCCTCAACCCTTTCGACTGGTTGAGACAAGAGGTGCCTAGTCTTCATTTTGCTAATGGCATCAGCAGGATTGAGGCTTTTGGGGCAATTGGCTGTGCAATTCTTTATAGTCCTGCATCTATATAACCTCGTGTTGTCTTCTGTCAATGCCTGCAATCGTTGCTCTGCGAACTTGTCCCGACTGCCAAAGCAGAACCCAATTGATCACAACACATACATAATCTACGAGAATACTACTCAAGCACCGAAATTTCATTCCCAGTTTTTTACTTGTTCAAAATAAATGAGATTTATAGTGGGAGTTAGAAATATACAACTAAAATATTTCCAGCTCTGTTgggattcaaaatttgaaatttgttttggtGTCTCTAGTATTACTCAAATTTTTGATTGcattactcaaaacaaaacaaaacgagTAATTTGATAACTTATTCATAAGGTTACCTATCCGCAATCCATCGATAAGCATGGAGCAAAGCCGCTGGTCCAGGGTACTCTGGATTCCACCAGTAGGCAGGGCAGGAGGTAGTACAACAAGCACAAACTATACACTCATAAAGCCCATCAAGCTTTTTCCTGTCTCAGGGTGATTGCCTGTACTCTCGGCCATCCTTTGGCGGCTTCTTCGTCTTCAGCCATGGCTCAATCAACCTAGCCAAGGTAATATCAAGAAATGAAACTCTCATGAGGATGCGTTGTACTAGTTCATAATAAAAAGTGATTAGTTTAACTCTCGTTAACTAAATTCTAAAGAATTAATACCCTTTAAGAATCATAAAGCTCATCTTGCGCATTTAAATGGATGCATAACTTGcccaaaaacaaatgaaagcGCTCTTTTATgaattcaaacttgagatTAGTTCTAATATTAAGAAGAGAAATACCACTAACCGACCAGAAAGAGCTAGcaagatgaaaacaaaatattttagaaaaatatactGCAAAGCACTGGGCTGGAAACTTTAATAATTAGGTCTGAACCCTAAATAGAATTAGAAATGCTCATCTTACTTGTACTGCTGGTAGAAATTGGTGAGGTCAACAACCAGATCTTTGATCACAAACACGTGAGGCAGAGGGGTTATAGTAGTGGGTTTGGAAGTGTCTGCATCTATGGGCCTGAGGCAGGCCACAGTATTTGTCCCATCAATGTTCATGGAGCATGACCTACATATCCCTTCCGTGCAAGACCTCCTATAACTCAAGCTTGAATCATCCTCTGCTTTTATCTTCTGCAATGCATCCAAAACCTAAAATTACTAGAGTTTAGAGTTAGATATCATATGGTTGGTTTGGTTCAACGAAAATTGCCCTGCTTGGAAGTTGGACCAGCCTAAATGACCAAActttatcaaaatattcaacctaaaattgaaaattcaacTATCAAGTACTTACAAATGGCTCATCTAGTCTTTTCTTTGtacatacaatttttttttatataagcgaTATTGAAAAAAGGGAATCAAATCTAGAACTTCAGATGCAGAAGTAAATGCTCTTGAGCAACAAGCCCTTTATTACCACTTTCTAAGTTTATGAAACCATTTGCATGCACCCAAAAAGTGAATATAAAAAGACATATTAAACTAAACATTCTACCTAGGAAAAAATAGTAGCAAAAGAACAATAATAAAAGTAGAGAAGATAAATTTACCATAGGACCGCAGTTGGAGAGGTCCAAAAAGTAAGAATGAAGGTAGGGCTTGTTGTTGGGATGGTCAGGGCTCCATCTATAGATCTTGAACTCCTTCAGCACTTGGTCTTTCTTTCTGACTGTGTCATGGGTCTCAAGAGCTACTTCTGCATGCTGCTGGGCAACAGGGTGGCCTTCTAACACAGGAAAGTTCTCCTTCTTTGGGTCAGCAGCTCTGCCTACAATTCGAGCTACCCTGTTGAAGCCATGGCGGATCCAGCTCTTTGACATCTTTATCTATTTCTCATATGAAACTGCTGCAGATTTTGCTTGCACATTTGAGGCCTTTGCATATATCACAGGTGTCAGAACATACAATTATCTGTAGCCATGCAAGCGGAACACATTTCCATAAATAAACCTGTCACAAGTTTCAATTGAGCTTGGACTTGGGCTTGAATTGGTCTTCTGCTTAAGTTGGACTGAATTAGAAGTCCAGAAACTGAACAAGTGATTTACCACATGCTCTCTCTGGGTGTGATGTGTACAGTTTGTCAAAGCTCTGGTAGATAGTCAGAGCCTCGGGTCATGTGTGGGAGATCCTCAGGACAAGTCAACCGTCAAACTCATCCCACTAGTTTAATAAATAGAGTCATATGTCCCACTAAACATCTTCTTCTCTGCAACCATTTAGGACCACCTTGTTGAATTTTATAAGGGTTTGACCCAAACCAGCAGGAGAGACtctgttttcattttgaatttaactTACCAATGAGCTCAAGCAACAATTTTGATAATAAAACttgtttagagagagagagagactctTAATTGGGTATGTGAGTTTTTGGAGAGTAAAATTGTCCAGAAGCATTTTGTCGGGTGGGCTTGGAACTTTGTTGGGtccaaatagaaaaactctgTAAAGTCAATAATAAAATGTGGTGATTGTATTACCGCTgaccaaattttctttataaaatatCTTACTTTCTTgtattctcttctttcttttcagtgccctttttttttttggttagaaATTATATGCAGCTAAGTGAACTTTCTATTCGTATATCTTTTGGATGTCTGGCAGGCATACAATAACACCAGAGAGGAAACCACACcagaaataaatttattttttttaaaaaaaaggcaaaaaataagacaaaagaaaatattctacTTAGTAGTGTTgaagaaattttgatttggagAATATTTTTGGGGCagtgttaattttatttgcttCACTTTATTATAAATACAAGTTTAGTATATGTGGGTTAGGTTAGTTGATTAAGGTAGTGTGTCTGTCCTCTTGTACTCAATTTTGAACTCCCTCCTCGTACATTAAAATAGTTCGAACTAATATCGTCATTgtcaacaataaaaaaatcctGTTATACTCACCCCGACTTATTCGTCACAATCAATCACGAAGACAATAATGTCTTTTGGATTATACATGCAATAAAACATaggacaaaataaaaataaattttggatGGTAAAATTATACATGTTCACGAAGAAAAACTTATATGAAAGTGTTTTCTTCATATGATAAATACATTCCAAGTCAGAAAATAACCTAGTTAAAAGATTACATGAATTAAAGATTTATCAACAAATTTGAACACATGTCATTtttcaactaaattattcatCCACTCAATAATGGACAGTTGTAAATCATGGCTGACCACAAGTATACCCTAATCATGTATATATGTAGTCTTCTATACCCACTATTTCCAATCCTCTAATTTATCTcctcatttttctctctcttaattTTAAGACATTTTATCAACACGAGTGTTTCTCCATAAATAGTATTTTTCAAATAGTACGATTTAATATGTTTGGATACCCTCACATAATAACTAATAcgattttttaaatacttcTGAATTTTACTTTGccctttgaaattttaatttaattttgagcCCCATAAACTTTTAATTCATGCCCAATGTCTCACCAAGTATTTTAATTTCCATCACGTCCAACGCACACTACTAACTTTTAAGGCCATGTTGAAAGTTGAGATTCCATTGCTAAATTTCTCCCTACATTTAAAtacttgaagaaaaagaaaagaatacaTTCAAATACGCCACGTTATGGGACCTGGGTAGAATTCTCAATATGCCTTTATCAAGTGCGTACACTAACTTTTGGAAGCGGAAGATCCCGTCAAATCCAACGGTCCAGATCAATCACAAGGTTTGGATGCAATTGCGTCTCCTTGTGTGAGGTACAGGTTCATTGAAAATGATGGAGGTCccatcaaacccaaaattttgatCGATCTTAATCTTTGTAGTTGGCGGAGGAGATCGGGCCCCACTTacagttaaaaacaaaagcagtTTCACAGGTTCAAGTAACTTAAATAAGACATAATTAGGTAATTGATTTGAGGTTAATAAACGCCACGTGGATCCACATGATGAGCTCATGAAAGAGCAAAATGACATGCACATTACGGTCTGCAATTGTCCAAattttagggttagggttttgttCTGTAGGGTTTTGTTTGCTAAAGTAagtaataatattaataatttatgatggaaaccatgtaaatattgaaaattataAAGTATATAATGTGACAGACTTAGGCTTAGTCAAGTTGGTTAAGATGGATGTGCTCTCCACTCTGCATCCGAGTTCGAATCCTCCTCTTCACAATTTAGATTAGTTGAAAGtagattatcgcttgtatataaaataaaatggaagtACAATGTAAAGAACGATAATGACGTTTATGCATCTAAAACCCAAGTTGTGTTTATTTAAGTGTCATTAAATATGattatttaatatgaaaaaggatATGATAAATGTGGGATTTAATATTTGTTAgttcttttttagttttgatGGTTGCAGCGAACCTAGATGTTGTTGAACTGATCTATCCAAAATACAGATTTGtagatttctttcttcttctttcttccaaaCAGTTATTTTCCATTAAAGAAACACACAAAGTGGAAGAAAAATTTGCAAGGAGTATAAAAATATCAGGGAGATAAATCATGACTTCCATCTATACGTTTTCTGCAGAGGAAGACTGAAAGATTCTCTGAGGTTCTTCAATAATAACCcagatttatattttgattttgatttttttcttcctctgatGGACTGATATTTTTATGTCAAGTTGCTGACATAGTCAAAGCTGCAGGGTAAAATATTTTCCATGGTTTAAATTtaggaaaagaaacaaagaagagtTAGGTAGTTAATGAACTTACTTTGGCATAATTAAACCTAACACTGAGCCTAATTGTGATCAGAAATTAGAAAAGGTTTGACATATAGAACAATAATTAGCGAAAATGATTTGggcttttattaatttacttggtttttgttttgaattttttttgtttggaaggctttttAAAAGTAACGGTGGTGATGGTGGGTTCTCTGACCTTTACACATACCATTCAACAACCATCTTCCCAGATTTGGTTGCTTGCTTGCCTGCCTGCCCACCTCATAATAttccaaataaattaaaatatgacattcgctgaattaattaattttttaactaattaattattattataatttttaacaGCTTCCTAAACCTCAtatctcttttcttcttttcacaCTGCGAATCAAAACCACAACTCTTACTTACTTTGACCAGTtgcccccctctctctctctctctctctctctcaaacactTACGGCTACCCCACCCTGATCTTTTGAGTGGAACCTCAAGCAGAGAAGTAGCTTCTCTTTTAGGGAAGAGAAAAGGCTAGAGAACAacccctttttcttctttttttttttctctctctctctctctctctctctccctctctccttctctctccttttagCATCTCTGTTATCAGCAGCAACCCTTTGTTTGAAACCCTAATTGATCTTAACCCA comes from Prunus dulcis chromosome 6, ALMONDv2, whole genome shotgun sequence and encodes:
- the LOC117630388 gene encoding succinate dehydrogenase [ubiquinone] iron-sulfur subunit 3, mitochondrial-like, whose amino-acid sequence is MSKSWIRHGFNGVARIVGRAADPKKENFPVLEGHPVAQQHAEVALETHDTVKKKEQLLKEFKIYRWSPDHPNNKPYLHSYFVDLSNCGPMVLDALQKIKAEDDSSLSYRRSCREGICGSCSMNIDGTNTVACLRPIDADTSKPTTITPLPHMFVIKDLVVDLTNFYQQYKLIEPWLKTTKPPKDGREYRQSTSDRKKLDGLYECILCACCTTSCPSYWWNPEEFLGPAALLHAYRWIADSRDEFTEPRLQALTDDHTRLYRCRTIKNCTATCPKSLNPADAINKMKTRHLLSQPIERVEDQGYVVSGKPIG